The window CGGCCATGCGCGCGGCAAGAATACCGTTGCGCGCGGCCTGGGCATTGTGCAGAAGGAACTCCTCGCTGCCACTGGCGAACGGCTGGATGCTGCCACCGGCAAGGGTCGCAGCAATGCCGATGGCACTGGCGGTCTGTACGCTGTTCAGTTGCAGCAGCCGCGAGGCAACCACCGCAGCCCCCAACACCCCGAAGATGCCGCTGGCACGAAAGCCTCGGGGAGTGGTACGGGCGGTGTACTCGCGGCCCAGTGCGGCGGCCACTTCATAGCCGGCCACCAGTGCCTCGACCAACTCGCGCCCCGTGCGCCCGTGCGCCTCGGCCAGGGTCAGGCCTGCAGAAATCAGCACGGTACCCAGGTGCGAGGTGTGATGAGTGTCGTCCTGTACCCGCGCATGGAACAGCGCCGCATTGGCAAAGGCGGCATTCATCGCCGAGGTCTTCCCGCCACCGAGCAACAGGGTGGATTCTTCTACCGCGCCCTCGGCCCGCATCAGCCGCATTACTTGCCAGGGCGTCTGCAGCCGATGACCGGCCATGCCGATGCCCAATTGATACAGCACACAGGCGCGCGCCTTCTCGAGGACTTCGGCCGGCAGTTGCTCGTAACGCAGCGCGCAGGCGTAGTCGGCTAGTTGTCTACTCAAACTGCTCATGCGCCGGCCTCACCGTAGATGGCCCGCGCGCCTAGGCTGAGCAGGCGGTGCGCCAGTAGGCCGCCGACATTGAAGCAGAACACCACCAGCGTGAGCGGCAGCAGGCTGCCATCATGCAGCAGACTGACCAGCAATCCGGCCAGCATGCCCATGCCGAATGTCAGACTGACATGCAACGCCGACGCCAGCCCTGCACGCTGCCCCTGTCGAGCCATGGCCAGAGCCGTGGTATTCGGCCCGACCAGGCCAACACTCGATACCAGCAGGAAAAAAGCCGGCAGGATCAACCACAGGCCAGGCACGCCGAGCAGCTGATTGAGCAGCAACAGCGTACCGGCCAGCAGCGGCAGCCACAGCATCACGGAGAGCAGCTGCTGCGACGTGTAGCGTCGCAGCAGCTGGCGTACAAACTGGCTGGCCAGTACCAGGCCAATGGCATTGATGCCGAAGAAGAAACCAAAATACTGGGGCGCCACGCCATGCAGTTCGATCAGGGCGAAGGGCGAGCCGACGATGTAGGCGAACATCGCCCCAGTGGTGAAGGCCTGGCTCAGGGCATAGCCGATAAAGCTGCGATCGCGCAGCAGATCGGCGTAGCCCTTGAGCACCGGCCACAGGGCTAGACGCGCACCGCGCTGAGCCAGGGTTTCATCCAGCACACTTAGCAACCCGCACAGGCACAGCAGGCCGAAGCCAGCCAGCACCACGAAGATGGCCTGCCAGCCCCACAGCCCCAGCACCAAGCCGCCAGCCAGCGGTGCCAGAATCGGCGCCACACCCATCACCAAAGTGATCATTGACATGACCCGCGCCGCCTGCTGCGGCGTGCAGCGGTCACGCACAATGGCCACCGTCAGCACCGCGCCGGCACAGCCGCCCAGCCCCTGGAGAAAACGCCAGCCAATCAGCTCCACCAGGCTCTCGCTGCCGGCCAGCAACAGCGAAGCCAGGCTGTACAGGGCCAGGCCAAACAGCAGCGGCGGCCGGCGACCAAAGCGATCACTGATTGGGCCGTAGCAGAGCATGCCCAGCAACATGCCGATGAAATAGGCGGAAAAGCTCAGC is drawn from Pseudomonas cavernae and contains these coding sequences:
- a CDS encoding multidrug effflux MFS transporter, translating into MSTDMYLPGFPAIQAGLGLAPGQVELSFSAYFIGMLLGMLCYGPISDRFGRRPPLLFGLALYSLASLLLAGSESLVELIGWRFLQGLGGCAGAVLTVAIVRDRCTPQQAARVMSMITLVMGVAPILAPLAGGLVLGLWGWQAIFVVLAGFGLLCLCGLLSVLDETLAQRGARLALWPVLKGYADLLRDRSFIGYALSQAFTTGAMFAYIVGSPFALIELHGVAPQYFGFFFGINAIGLVLASQFVRQLLRRYTSQQLLSVMLWLPLLAGTLLLLNQLLGVPGLWLILPAFFLLVSSVGLVGPNTTALAMARQGQRAGLASALHVSLTFGMGMLAGLLVSLLHDGSLLPLTLVVFCFNVGGLLAHRLLSLGARAIYGEAGA